A genome region from Astyanax mexicanus isolate ESR-SI-001 chromosome 19, AstMex3_surface, whole genome shotgun sequence includes the following:
- the atoh1b gene encoding protein atonal homolog 1b: protein MPPGGRPRARGGHGGGTARGQRRSMVLKRARPAENSCYWLHLPGEGVEVVGGGTKKAIKEPGGRQDRTKRRQDRISGGFIFTAGSGAEFLQRVRIRSGCFLYFLSVKVQAWTSVEFTDLLRLLLFFTPSAGMTSNTKVLSWSDVNMPKQLEAFSLSEHPRVTCADLRGWISPAGHSYTPAGLRSVYTHASLDVTLDKCAGSPAPTVPEEENNRDKESGAKQQQQQHLSAPQRHRRVAANARERRRMHGLNRAFDKLRSVIPSLENEKKLSKYDTLQMAQIYIAELSELLEGVVRSECRSPYQTERIIRTCPVETPTLAPACLERDAGVPEGRLLILSTPTVHYSPEKKSEVITLSSASDGESSHFSDAEDGQSRGC, encoded by the exons ATGCCCCCCGGTGGGAGACCTCGCGCCCGGGGCGGACACGGGGGCGGTACTGCGCGTGGCCAGAGGCGCAGCATGGTGCTGAAGCGTGCTC GGCCGGCGGAGAACTCCTGCTATTGGCTGCACCTCCCaggggagggggtggaggtggTGGGCGGGGGCACTAAAAAGGCAATCAAGGAACCTGGAGGGAGGCAAGACAGGACCAAGAGGAGGCAAGACAGGATCTCAGGAGGCTTCATCTTCACTGCAGGATCAGGAGCTGAGTTCCTTCAGAGAGTCAGAATCAGATCAGgctgttttctgtattttctcagtGTTAAAGTTCAGGCCTGGACATCTGTGGAGTTCACAGATCTGCTGCGTCTGCTGCTGTTCTTCACACCCTCTGCAGGAATGACTTCCAACACTAAAGTCCTGAGCTGGTCAGATGTGAACATGCCCAAACAGCTGGAGgctttctctctgtctgaacATCCCAGAGTGACCTGCGCTGACCTGCGAGGCTGGATCAGCCCTGCTGGACACTCCTATACACCCGCCGGACTGCGCTCAG TGTACACCCACGCCTCGTTGGACGTCACGCTGGATAAATGTGCAGGAAGCCCCGCCCCTACTGTTCCAGAAGAGGAAAACAACAGAGACAAAGAGTCCGGGgccaaacagcaacagcagcagcacctGAGCGCCCCCCAGAGGCACCGGCGGGTGGCGGCGAACGCCCGGGAGAGGCGGCGGATGCACGGTCTGAACCGGGCTTTCGATAAGCTGCGGAGCGTCATTCCGTCTCTGGAGAACGAGAAGAAGCTCTCCAAGTACGACACGCTGCAGATGGCCCAGATCTACATCGCCGAGCTGTCCGAGCTGCTGGAGGGCGTGGTCAGGTCCGAGTGCAGGAGCCCCTATCAAACGGAGCGGATCATAAGGACATGTCCGGTGGAGACGCCCACTCTGGCTCCGGCGTGCCTCGAACGAGACGCCGGCGTCCCTGAGGGACGTCTGCTCATCCTGTCCACACCTACTGTCCACTACAGTCCAGAGAAGAAGAGCGAGGTCATCACACTGTCCAGCGCCAGCGACGGAGAGTCGTCCCACTTCAGCGACGCCGAGGACGGACAGTCCAGGGGGTGCTGA